TAAGCTCAAGCTCATGTTTAGGCTCAATTATTAACAACTTAAGCTTAATTATATTAATGTGTTTGTGAACAAGCTTGTAAATATAAGACTCGATTTaagtaatatataatatttatatgtaCATACGACTAAAATATACTTAGATGGTCTTGTGATTGGATTGTTTGAATTTGTGAATaagttaaattattatttgtaatttattaataacataaatagtccatttcattgtaaaaattatacataatgtTAACAATACAAGTTTgataaatctaattttataaatttgtaaacaaaaataaatttacctAGGGTCTATTTAaataccgtttattttgttgaaaatgaaaacttattactgaaagactgcagataaaagtaaaagttagttgaaataatacagtgggGTTTatgaatagtgccaaaaagtgcagtgaagtttatgaatagtagtaaaaataagctgaatagtgaaataatttataattttaatcaaCATCCAAACGCACACCTAATTAACtcatataatataatttcaactataatttaGTTTATTAGCACATATTACTCATGAAATGGTTATAGATTTTGacctttaataaataaataaataaaatcaattttgaatatataatctaaatatttgttttaaaattaaatgaataatcTTACATTTGTACTCGGTTTGACTTGAGTTATTTATAGTACAACAGCCAGCAAAtaatatatgtgaaaaaaacaaaaacaaaaagaggcAAATACCAAGATGTTTCCATCCAATGAAATTCTGCCACGTCACCAGTAAAGCCAAGACTGATGACGTGTCTGCTTCGCGGGGGTGACTCCTTTGTTGCGCTAATAAACAAGAAGAAGACGACGATCAGAATGCAGTGGCACTTTCGCAATATACGGACCTCCCAATGGCATTTTACTAAACGCTCAgccataattaaataaatatgtagGCCAAAAAAATGGCCATTAATACCCAATAAAGCTGGTCTGTTTCTGTTGTGTTCTCCTCCACCTGAAACCACCGCGAGCAAGGGTCTAAGGGTACCGTATTTCTCAATCTTCCCCTTTCTTATTTACAATCATAGCCTTTCACTTCCTTTTATTGCTGAATTAATattaatcttcttcttttttttttctttttcttttttctttctttcttttgtggttttttgaattttaaatccTAAATTTCAATCTGTTTATTTAAAGAATTatgaattttatctttttacgAGGTATCTCTCTTTATGCGCGCGCGCGCGCGCATATGTTCCTTTTcttgaaggaaaatgaaatgttATTTTTTCAGTCAAATTGAGCCTTTAAAAACCTCAGTAGTTGATACTAATGACTAGATTTTCATGGGTGATCTTGCGATAAAACTATCACTTGTCCCAAAAGCTAATTATCGTGTCCCTCACGTTGGGTCGAAACTCCCTCACGTGGATGGGTTCAAAGTCAGGACCACCTACTTtttaataccatgttaaataacCATTTATCTCAAAAACATGAATTGAACCAATTAACTATCATACTAACAGATGTCGTAGGCTGCCTATGTTTTGGTTTCTCATAATCCAAGTAGAAGTAGTATGTTCAGAACTCTTCAAGTAGATGATAtccgggttttttttttttttttttttcgtgtaAGAACTATGTGTGAATTTGCAAGCTTGGATTCCCTAATGGGTGAATGTTCAAGGGGTTTGAATATCAAAATACATATAAGCATGAACAGAATTGAAGTAGATGTTCCATTTATATGCGTTTGTACTGGCCTACATGATTTACTATCTGACAAGTTTTTGTGTGTATGATGAACTAGAAGTCTAGAACCAGTCAATGCTATTAAGGAATATATTATTAACAGGAAATGTGAAATAATGTATGATTCAATGGCTTTAAGaaataggaatttttttttttttgttaaatgcaAATGCCTCTATAAGGACTTCATTGTTTATCATTAAATGTCTATTCTATCCCTTATTCAATTTCGTGATAAGGTTGGAGGAATTtagcgcccccccccccccccccccggcggcGGCCGCGGGTGTGGTTGTCAATATGCTTTCATTGTCTAGTGCAATAGGAACCGTCTTGAGCAAGCAATGGTGGTTTAAGTCTTGAGAATGGTTACTTCATGCAAATGTCTTTGGTGATTGGGAGTTTATCTTTTCAAAGATCTGCTTGGTAGGACCAACTTTGGGTATTGGGCATTTATTCTATCTATTAATCTCATAGTAGAGGGataatgtttaaatttatatgtCTGGAGGTTTATTGATGCAAATTTTGCTTCTGCATATTATCAGAAATCCAGTGATAGTGCAttgtttttgcatatttttctctaaaagtGATCATGATCTGGGTTGGCTTTTACAGGGGTTGGTGCACACAGAGGCTTTTGTAACAGTGCTGATAAAAATAGGGAACTGTATTCGTGTCCAAAACGTGGATATGGGATCTGAAGGACCCAAGGCAGTCACCATTCATGTAACTGGATTTAAGAAGTTCCAAGGGGTTGCTGAAAATCCTACAGAAACAATTGTTAGCAATCTGAAGGATTTCGTTGAAAAGAGAGGGTTGCCACCTGGTGCTACTCTTGGGAGTTGCACCATACTTGAGACTGCTGGAGATGGTGCATTGCCCCTGCTTTACCAGACCTTGGAATCATGCATCTCAAAAACAGATATTTCAAGCCACAAGCAAATCATATGGGTTAGTTGTTACTTTTTATTATGCAGCTCCGTATGATTTTATAAATCAGTtgtaattttggaaatttatctagaagaaattaatttcttttgtaCATTGATTTCCAAGGTTAATTGATTGTTCAAGAACAGCTTTCAGGGCCCACAAGTTGGATTCACTACTTCAGTAATACTGAATAAGGGTAGTGGGACTTATTGGTTAAAAAACAGAATTTCCAAAGAGGTCTTAGGATGCCTCAGCAATGGATTAGTTGTTAGGCTGACCTGAAAAGTCTGCATAGATATAGACTTGCAAAATTCGTGAAAAGAATTAATAGATATGATTTATCATTGATCCAAGTTTTTAAACTAAAATGTATCATGGAAAGGTAtctccaaaaaatttagaattgttAAGTTTTATCATCACCATACAGTGCCCTTGGTCTCTaattatttttgagttatttgatTACTTCATATTTACTATGTTCAATTGCTATAGTTTGCTTTTGGATTTGAGGATTTAAAATCAAGAGATCAAAGAAAAATTGCTATTGCAAAttaattgatatgaaatttaACAACATATGATGATTTTGCTCTGACAAATGTACTTGAGATGTTATGGATTTGGAAATAACATCTCACACCTAATCATTTAAATCCACGTCCACATATTAATAACACGCAAGTccaattcaaaaattttatcaagAGAAATAAATTGTCTTTTGATACTTTATTTAAGTTGTTTAAACAGAAAAACTGAAACCTAAATCATTCCTATTCAAATACTTCTACccaaaggacaaagtttagctccAAACTCATTTGGAGCTATCTCCTCCAACCAACTATGTGGCAATTTATAAGAATAttcatgtgtattatttaacaAAGTTacatttttcattgaaaaagcCATGTGACTAAAACTATACATGGGATGGTCTCTTCAATTGACACAGTGGGTTGAAGGAAGATAGTTCCAAACCAATTTGGAGCTAAACCTTTTCCCTATTTAAATGAACTAATATGGTATAAGAGTTGGTATTAAGAagttgttttaataaaaataggcATTTATTAGTTTAAAACAACCATAATGTACCCCCTTAATTGTTCATTTATATGGGGTATCTGAAGTCTAGCATACTTAGGACACTGGCGCTGAAGGAAGGAGCAAAGTTTTACCTGTCATTACCACATATCCTTggctttttgtttgtttgtttgtttattgtttatCTGCTGACCCTTCTCAAAGTTAAATGCAGCATTTTCAATATTTGATACTTGGACCTAGCCACTTCATTGCATTTGCAGTCTCACATGGTTGAAAATATTGATCACATTGATATCTGTGTAACTTTTCTTTTGCCCTCACCCTAAATCATTGCCACTTTATATTGCTTTCCTATGGAgacacaaaattttcaaccatAATTAATAGGGCATTTTATGATACTGCAAACAGTTTGCAAAGATAAGTTAAAAAGGATTCTGATTAAGCAGAAGCCTATGTTAGTGCAATCTTCAATGTTTCCTGGATTGAGCTTTGCtatttaaaagatattttatcTTCATTGCTTCTTCAGCTACACTTGGGGGTGAATAGTGGGGCTCCAAAATTTGCCATTGAGCAGCAGGCAGTAAATGAAGCCACTTTTCGTTGTCCAGATGAGCTTGGATGGCAACCTCAGGTGCACATGGTTCTTTGTTTCAGAGCTGTTTCATTGATGCCATTGTagcaatttatatatttatttattttttgtctctttatCCTCTCTGTTATGTTTTTTGTTGTACTTTTCTGCAGCAAGTTCGTATAGTATCTGAAGACGGAGGAACTACTCGAGCAAGAGAGGTACTTTATGTTCTGATTTAAATATGTATCTTAGCATTCATCGTTTGTTAGATAGAATTAATATAGAATGAGTTTTTCTTAGTAACAACATTGGCACAGTATTGGTTCACTGCTTTACATACTGGGGAGAGGaaattaaatgttaaatttatgtTTATGCTAAACGTTGTCGATTTTCCTTTGGCCTATCCGCACATCCACCCTTGTGGTGGGTATATCTCAACAGTTTGATCCTTGGCATCTTCACTTAGCTTGAGAAAAAAAGTTTGCTGAATATTGAACATTATGAAGAGTTATTGGGAAATTATTTTCTGTAAGTAGCAGTAAATCTATGATATGTTTCAATTCATTGCATTAAGTTTCAGTTTCATCCTCTTACCCCAccccctccccaaaaaaaaggaaagagaagaaaagaaaaaagcattgGAGATGGAAATTCTAGATCATTTTTTATAGGGTTATACTCAAACGCATAAATGTTGTGTTTAAATTTTACTGTAAATGAGTGTCTTAACTTGATCCCTTTTGATGAAaagcacttaaaaaaaaaaagaaaaaaaaaagagctaacCGTTCGTAACTATTTAGTCCTGGGATTGATATTATATCTCAGGTGTTAACTGTTAGATAGGCAACATAGATTCCTTAGGCTCTATAAAGTTAAGCAGTGCACTGCACAGGATAAATTAGAAAGGACTTAGGGCACTATGATACTTATCATAATGGAGAGTCTTGATGGTACTGCCATTTGTTTTTGGATAGATTAGATAGAATTTCAACCTACAACACCTGCTCcatgatgattgctctttattatAAGGCCAACACACcatttgatttttggtgtaggtggggattaAACCCTAGATTCTTTATTCAACGACAAGATAATttattagttgagctaactagaattCAGAATGAGATAGTACTACCATACTGGCACATAAATGCGAGGGTCATTCACAGCTACACCATCTGTTTTGGTTTCAATTTGCAACTCTCATGGAGATCCTAGAAAAGCCTTTTAAAGTATAGATAGTGAGAAAGCACtgtcattctctctctctctcttccctttgtTTTCCCCGCTAAATAGCTAGCAGTCATACTTGCATATAAAACATGAGGATCATTTCACAGCTACACAATCTGTTTTGGTTTCAATTTAACACTCATGGAGATCCAAAGCTTTTAAGTTATCTAATGAAACTGAAAAGGCTTAAATTGAACAGGTTTAACATAGACTATATGgaatgtaaattgtaatttaagtAAACATACTTTTTGCTACACTTGATTTGTGCACATTctacatgatatatatatatatatatatattttttaaagggggaaaccaaacacaatatGTGCAATTTATGCAATACTAAAAATAGCTTCAGTAATCTGCCAGGAGCTTCAGTAATAGCTTCAATATGTACCATTTTATGGGAGATTAATTTTCTGATGCTGCACCATTTAATAAATCCAACCATTGCAATCCCTATAACTCCAAGGCATCTTGCAATCATTAGAAAGGTATTTCCATTTCCTTTATGTGAAGTTGCAAGCTAAGAACAGATGATTCTGACTGTCACCTTCATCAAGGCATAACACACACTGGTTTCTCTGAGTGAttccatgagagagagagagagagagagtgaaattCTAGCATCTTTTCTTCCATAAACCTGCCGTAAAGGGGTCAATGGGATGCCCTTTTTTGAGGCTCTTCTTTTCATCATCCCCTGCAGTTGCTTTCTAAATCTTAACAATTATTGAGAAAGTTTTGGTGGGTCTGAGAGGAGAATGTGACTTTTTTCTCAAACTCTCCTTTTCTCATTATCAATAACAAACCAAATGTTGGAGAATagaattttcaatatttatcttattttctcGGGTGGTGGACCATATGTAGTTTAAGACTGTCAGTTTTGCAACCCATGGGAATTGGAGAGTTGTGGCTATGATGGTTGAGTTTGTAGATTTGCAAAAGATTAATTGACCTATTTGATAAGTACTAGGCTAATTGAACTAAGCAGGGGGCACTGCCAATTCCTACAGGAAGTTTCAATGTCAAACCGGCTATATCATTTCAGTTGCAAACTAGACACCAATAATTATAATTACCATAAAATTGTGATGAGTATTTGAAAACATTCAACTTTTTGTTTGTCATGCTTCTGCTCTgtctctccattttttttcctgtgtttgtgttttaacTTTTCATTATTTGATTGTTGAAGACTTCTTGCTGCATTGAGGAAATCCTGAAGTTATTGAAGAAGAAGGACTTTGATGTGACAATTTCAGATGATGCCGGCCGTTTTGTGTGCAATTATGTATATTATCATTCTCTCCGTTTTGCGGAACAGAAGGGTCACAAATCTTTATTTGTCCATGTGCCTCTATTTTCAAGAATCGATGAAGAAACCCAGATGCGGTTTGTAGCCTCCCTTTTGGAAGCTATTGCATCTACATGTTATTGATATGAGTGCTTATTTGAAcatttcttgtttgtttgtgaTCTTCTGGTGCATGTGAATCATTTGTGTCAATACCAATCTAGTTGTAAAACATCTACCTGTATGGACTTTGTGGTCTGCTGATTGTTCATTTGTGGTCCTACCTATTCAGAGCAAGTCATCAATATGTAAAATTCAGGTGTATGTTATGTCAAGAAACTGCTGCCCAATTTCTCAAAGTctgtcatttttttctcttgaattttaTTGTGTTATGTACAAATGTGTATGTATTATCCTTAGATAATTTGTCAATTGAAGATTGAAACAGGTTTTCATACATAAACTCCCTCATTATAGGGCAAGAAGAGAGTGGTTGGGAATTGGGTTATTTAGTTGGAATTCTATCTTGacattttacccaaaattttgcATAATAATGTGTCTTGTAATTATGCGTGTAAATGCTAGCGATGTGGGTTAGCAATGTGGTTAAAATTAATGTGAAAGTAAACAAAAATGGGTATTTATATAGGCGCTGTAGGATGCTGCAAGTTCCCATATATGTCAGAAAGTTTACTCCTTCATGTGCTAGTTTGGGTTGAACAAGACAAAAGCCGaaaggtccttttttttttagcaaaagcCGAAAGGTCGTTTTGTGAGCTGTTTCGAGTTTTGACTTGTTAAAAACATTACTTAGGATATCCTGTACATTGGGTCCAAAGTTAATATTTAATTCATGGTACCCATCAAAATCAATTGGCATAAACATCATTTTGAGGGTTTTAGGTG
This genomic stretch from Quercus lobata isolate SW786 chromosome 3, ValleyOak3.0 Primary Assembly, whole genome shotgun sequence harbors:
- the LOC115982547 gene encoding uncharacterized protein LOC115982547, which produces MGSEGPKAVTIHVTGFKKFQGVAENPTETIVSNLKDFVEKRGLPPGATLGSCTILETAGDGALPLLYQTLESCISKTDISSHKQIIWLHLGVNSGAPKFAIEQQAVNEATFRCPDELGWQPQQVRIVSEDGGTTRARETSCCIEEILKLLKKKDFDVTISDDAGRFVCNYVYYHSLRFAEQKGHKSLFVHVPLFSRIDEETQMRFVASLLEAIASTCY